GCGTGGTGCGGACCCTCACCGCGCGCGCCTCCGCCGGATCCCGACGCCGACGCCCACCAAGAGCACCGCGGCGGGCGGCAGGATGACGCCGATCCAGAAGGCTGCCTGCCCCTGGCCGGCGGTGAGGATCACCGGGGTGAATTTCGCCTCACGGGGGCGGATGCCGACGAGGTCCTCCTCCTCGGCCAGCCAGGAGATGCTATTCAGGAAGAGGTCCCGGTTTCCGGAGAGGTTCAGGTAGTTGTTGGAGGCGAACGCGGCGGTCCCGTACGCCACGATCCGCGCCTTCCGGCCTCCGGCCGCGTCGCCCTCGGCCGCGGCCTTCGCCTCCCCCTTCTTTGCCGGGGGCTTGACCTCCACGGTGGCCACCGCGCCGACGGGAACGGGTCCCCGCCGGTCCTTCCCGGCGTCGAAGCGGGCCTGACCGCGGTTGAGGGTCTCCCGGTCGGTCTCGGCCCACGAGCCCTCCCCCGTCCGGGCGAGGACCTGGACCGTGACGCCCTGGGGTGGGCTTGGGGCGGCGTCCACGGTGCGCGCGAAGGGGAAGAAGGAGGCCAGGGTGAACTCCTTCGTGATGGGATGGCTCTCGTACTGCGTCACCACCGGGATGAGGTAGTCCCCGCCCAGCACGCGGCTCAGGCGGTCCACAATGACATCCCGGCCCGACCGGATCCCGTAGTTCTCGAGGAGGGTGGCGAGGGCCGGGGCCTGGTAGGGGTCCAGGAGGACGAGGAGCTTCCCCCCCCGCTGCACATAGCGCTCGAGCGCCGTGAGCTCGGCGGGGAGCGGGTCCCGCTTCGGGCCGGCCACCACCAGGACCGCCGCGTTTTCCGGGACATCCTTCTCCCGGAGCAGGAGGAGCTCCTTCACCTCGTAGTTCGCCCCCTGGATGGCGTCCCGCGCCTGGGAGAAGCCGGGCCGGTCGGTGTTGCTCACCTCGCCCTCGCCGTGGCCCTGGAGGAAGTAGACCACCCGATTGCCCTCCCGGGTCACCTTCAGGAGGGCGTTGGTCAGCTTCTCCTCGGTAGGGAGAAGGACCTTCTCCTCCTTGGCCCCGCTCTCGATGACCACCGTGTTCGGGGCGCTGACCCCGTACCGCCTGGCGCTGGCCGGGTTGCGGTCCAGGTCGACCAACTCGAAGGTGAACTGGTCCGAGTGGTAGGCGTAGAGCCGGAGCAGGTTCTCCAGGAAGGCCCGGTCCCCCCGGTCCGGCGTCGTGAAGGCCACGGCCTTCACCGGCTGCGTGAGCCCCCGCAGCACCTTGACGGACTGGTCGGAGAGAGACTGGCGGGTGCCCTCGGTCAGGTCGAACCGCCGGTTGTGGGTGTAGGAGAGGGCCTCCACCAGCGTCACGATCGCGAGGAGCAGGAGGACGGCCAGCGCCGTGTTGAGCCCGTAGGCGGTCCGCCGCCGCCGGGCCGCCGCCTGCGTCACGCGCTCGGGTGCCTCGGCCATCTCACGCCCTCCACCGCCGCGCTTCCACCGCCTTCAGGGTCAGGAAGAGGAAGACCGCGGTCGCGTTGACGTAGTAGATGAGATCCTTGGTGTCGATGACCCCCCGGGCGAACGCCTCGAAGTGGTTCAGGAACGACAGGTGCCCCAGGACCTTCCCCACCGTGCCCGCCGCCAGGTCGGCCGACCACCCGATGACCCAGATGAGCAGGAGCGCGCCGAAGGCCAGCGCGGCGGCCACGATCTGGTTCTCCGTCAGGGCGGAGGCGAAGAGGCCCAGGCTCAGGAAGGCGGTGCCGATCAGGATCAGCCCCAGGTAGCCGGCCAGGATCGGGAGGGGCTCCGGGCTGCTCCACGCCGTGAGGAGGATCGGGTAGATGGCGGTGAGGGCCAGCATGCACAAGAGGAGGACGACCGCTGCCAGGAACTTCCCCAGGAGGATCCCCGCGTCCCGCACGGGGTAGGTGAGGAGGAGCTCCATGGTTCCCGACTTCCGCTCCTCGGCAAAGAGGCGCATGGTGAAGAGGGGCATCATGAGGAGCATCACGATGCTCATGTTGTGGAAGAGGGGTCCGAGGACGAACTCCATGATGTTCAGGCCGCCTCCGAAGGCCGGGTTCATGGAGGCCTGGATGCTGTAGAAGGTGAACCGGGCGAGGAACCCCCAGAAGAAGTAGCCCGAGAGGGCCAGGAAGACCGCCATGACGACGTAGGCCACGGGCGAGGCGAAGTAGGCCCGGAGCTCCCTCTTGAAGATGGCCGCGACCCCCATCTCACGCCTCCTGCTCGCGCGTCACCAGCCGGATGAAGATGTCCTCCAGGGTCAGATCCACGGGCCGGAGCTCCGTGAGCCCCCACCCCTTGCTCGTGACCGCCCGGGCCAGGTCCTTCCGGAGGTCCTGCTCCCGCTCCGTCTCCACCAGGAACCGGCGCCGGCCGTCCCGCGCCTCCTGGGGGGCCACCGCCAGGACGCCCTTCACGCCCGCCAACGTCCGCCGCACCTCCTCCTCCGGGCCTTCCACCTCCAGGAGGATCCGGCTGGACTTCTGGAGACGCAGGTTGAGGTTCTCCGGCGTGTCCACGGCCACGATCCGGCCCTCATTGAGAATGATGACCCGCTGGCAGACCATGGAGACTTCCGGGAGGATGTGGGTCGAGAGGATCACCGTTCGCTCCCCTCGCATGTCCCGGATCAGGCTCCGGATCTCGATGATCTGCTTCGGATCCAGGCCTAACGTCGGCTCGTCCAGGATGAGGACCTCCGGGTTGCCCACGAGGGCCTGCGCCAGTCCCACCCGCTGCCGGTAGCCCTTGGAGAGGTTCCGGATCAGGCGGTCCAGGACGTCGGCGAGGAGGCACCGCTCCGTGACCCCGGTCACGCGCGTTGCCCGTTCCGACCGGGAGACCCCCTTGGCCTCGGCCGCAAAGGTGAGGTACTGCCGGACCGTCATGTCCCCGTACAGGGGCACGCTCTCGGGCAGATAGCCGATCCGGCGCCGGACCTCCAGCGAGTCCTTCCCGATGTCGAAGCCGGCGACGCGCGCCGTGCCGCTGGTCGGCGGCATGAAGCAGGCCAGGATCCGCATCGTGGTGGTCTTGCCGGCCCCGTTGGGCCCCAGGAATCCCACCACTTCCCCCTTGGCCACCTCGAAGGAGACCTCCTCGATGGCGGCCTTCGGGCCGTAGAACCTGGTGAGCCCCTCCACCTCAATCATGCTGCCCCCCGGGGGATGTCCGACAGGGCCTGGGCAAATAAAACCCCCCGCCGCGCGCGGTGCGGGGCCGGGGGGAGCCGGGAAGTGGCGCCCGGCGATGCGTCACGCGCTTCGGATTATAGCCGCGGCGCGGAAAATTTCAAGCCTTCCAGAGCGGCGGCCACGTTCTCGATCTTTTCCATGGCAAGGCACGTCTCCGCCAGGCGGCGGCGGTCCTCCGGAGGGAGGGCTGCGGTCAGCGTGTTGAACTTGGTCAGGAGGTCCACTTCGCTCGTGGGGTGAGCGGGATCCCCCCGGGGGATGTCCACCCGGACGGTGTCGGTGGCGGCCGTCGTCTCGAGCTCGACGACAGCGGGCCACTGTTCGGGGTAGGCCCCGTCCAGCGTCGGATCGTGGGCCAGCCGGACCTTCGCGAGGAGGGCCCGGATCGCCTCCTCGGCGAGGCGGGCCTCCGTGAACGCGTCCGGACCGACGGCCCCGTGGAGGAGGGCCGTGGCGACGCAGTAGGGGACGCTGAACTTGGCCGCGTAGGGGCTCGTCGGCTGCACCGGTTGGAGGAGCCGGTAGGCGGCGCCGTAGAGGCGGACGGTCACCGACCGGATGCTCTGCGGGTCGGGCCGATGCCGCTCCCGGAGCAACAGGGCGGCGTCGATGCTGGAGTGGATGTGGTAGCAGGCCGCGTGAGCCTTGAAGGAGGTCGCCAGAATCCGGAACGTCCCGCTCCCCAGCCCCTCGGTGAGCCGGGCGGCATCCCCCCCCTGGGCCATCGCCCGGAGGAATCCCTTCTCCCCCTCCAGGATCCGGGTGGCGGCCGTGAAGCCCCGCTCGGCGAGGAGGGCGCAGAGGATCCCGTCGTGGGCCGCCTTGGCCGGATGCAGCTGCTTCGACATGGCGCCGTCCACCAGGAACTCCCAGAGGCCTGCGGCGACCGTCCCCGCGCTCCCGAAGGCGGCGGCGAGGCGCCGGGTGTCCAGGCCGAGGAGCTTGCCCGCGGCGGCCGCGGCGGCGAAGGTGCCGCAGGTCCCGGTGGTGTGCCAGAAGTCGTAGTGCCGCTGGCCCGCCGCCTCCCCGAGGCGGATCCCGACCTCGTAGCCGGCCACGATGGCGGCGAGGAGCTCCGTCCCCGACGCGCCCTCGCGCTCCGCCACCGCCAACGCCGCGGGGATCACGGTGGCGCCCGGGTGGAAGACCGCCTGCTTGTGCAGGTCGTCCATCTCCACCACGTGGGAGGCGCCGGCGTTCACCAGCGCGGCGAGGGGAGCGGAGGTCCTGGAGCCGTCCGGGAGGAGGGTGGCCTCGGGCGTCCCGCCCAGCCCCCGGGCGACGTCGAGCAGGATGGCGGTCGGCTTCGCCTTGGCCCCCGCCACCGCCGAGCCGAGCCAGTCCAGGAGGCACCACCGGGCCATGCGCCGGACGTCCTCGGGCAGGGCCTCCCCGTCCAGGAGTTCGGTGAAGGCCGCGAGCTGCTCAGCGATCGTCCTGGTCATCGCTCACCCTCGGTCGCTTGGGGTTTCCTCGTAGAGCCTCACGATCCGGATGGCATCGTAGGGCTGACAGGCCTGCAGGCACAGATCGCAGAGGATGCACTCGTCCTCTTCCTGGACCCCGATCCGGTCCCCCCGGGGGATGAAGATACTCACCGGGCAGGCCGGCAGGCATTTCCCGCAGGCGGCGATGCCGACGCAGCGCTCCTCGCTGACCTCCACGCGGACGAAGATCCCGCGGGCGGCCTCGGCCGCCGTGCTCATCCGTTCCCCTCCGAGCCTCTGGCCATCTGGACTCCCCTCAGAGGAGCCGCGCGATCATCGGGACGATGTCGGAGAAGGCGTCCGCCACGGGGATGCCGGCCTCCCGGAACGCGGCGATCTTGCTCCGGGTGCTCCCCCGTTCTCCTTCCACGATGGCGGCGGCGTGGCCGAAGCGGACCCCGGGGATCTCGTCGGCGAAGCGGCCGGCAACGAAGGCCACCATGGGGAGGGGGAGGCCCTGGGCCCTGACCTGCCCGGCCACCGCCTCCTCCGCCGTCCCCCCCGGCTCGCAGAACAGGACGACCGCGGCCGTC
This is a stretch of genomic DNA from Candidatus Methylomirabilis sp.. It encodes these proteins:
- a CDS encoding ATP-binding cassette domain-containing protein, which encodes MIEVEGLTRFYGPKAAIEEVSFEVAKGEVVGFLGPNGAGKTTTMRILACFMPPTSGTARVAGFDIGKDSLEVRRRIGYLPESVPLYGDMTVRQYLTFAAEAKGVSRSERATRVTGVTERCLLADVLDRLIRNLSKGYRQRVGLAQALVGNPEVLILDEPTLGLDPKQIIEIRSLIRDMRGERTVILSTHILPEVSMVCQRVIILNEGRIVAVDTPENLNLRLQKSSRILLEVEGPEEEVRRTLAGVKGVLAVAPQEARDGRRRFLVETEREQDLRKDLARAVTSKGWGLTELRPVDLTLEDIFIRLVTREQEA
- a CDS encoding 4Fe-4S dicluster domain-containing protein, with amino-acid sequence MSTAAEAARGIFVRVEVSEERCVGIAACGKCLPACPVSIFIPRGDRIGVQEEDECILCDLCLQACQPYDAIRIVRLYEETPSDRG
- a CDS encoding ABC transporter permease; the protein is MGVAAIFKRELRAYFASPVAYVVMAVFLALSGYFFWGFLARFTFYSIQASMNPAFGGGLNIMEFVLGPLFHNMSIVMLLMMPLFTMRLFAEERKSGTMELLLTYPVRDAGILLGKFLAAVVLLLCMLALTAIYPILLTAWSSPEPLPILAGYLGLILIGTAFLSLGLFASALTENQIVAAALAFGALLLIWVIGWSADLAAGTVGKVLGHLSFLNHFEAFARGVIDTKDLIYYVNATAVFLFLTLKAVEARRWRA
- a CDS encoding GldG family protein, coding for MAEAPERVTQAAARRRRTAYGLNTALAVLLLLAIVTLVEALSYTHNRRFDLTEGTRQSLSDQSVKVLRGLTQPVKAVAFTTPDRGDRAFLENLLRLYAYHSDQFTFELVDLDRNPASARRYGVSAPNTVVIESGAKEEKVLLPTEEKLTNALLKVTREGNRVVYFLQGHGEGEVSNTDRPGFSQARDAIQGANYEVKELLLLREKDVPENAAVLVVAGPKRDPLPAELTALERYVQRGGKLLVLLDPYQAPALATLLENYGIRSGRDVIVDRLSRVLGGDYLIPVVTQYESHPITKEFTLASFFPFARTVDAAPSPPQGVTVQVLARTGEGSWAETDRETLNRGQARFDAGKDRRGPVPVGAVATVEVKPPAKKGEAKAAAEGDAAGGRKARIVAYGTAAFASNNYLNLSGNRDLFLNSISWLAEEEDLVGIRPREAKFTPVILTAGQGQAAFWIGVILPPAAVLLVGVGVGIRRRRAR
- a CDS encoding MmgE/PrpD family protein, with the protein product MTRTIAEQLAAFTELLDGEALPEDVRRMARWCLLDWLGSAVAGAKAKPTAILLDVARGLGGTPEATLLPDGSRTSAPLAALVNAGASHVVEMDDLHKQAVFHPGATVIPAALAVAEREGASGTELLAAIVAGYEVGIRLGEAAGQRHYDFWHTTGTCGTFAAAAAAGKLLGLDTRRLAAAFGSAGTVAAGLWEFLVDGAMSKQLHPAKAAHDGILCALLAERGFTAATRILEGEKGFLRAMAQGGDAARLTEGLGSGTFRILATSFKAHAACYHIHSSIDAALLLRERHRPDPQSIRSVTVRLYGAAYRLLQPVQPTSPYAAKFSVPYCVATALLHGAVGPDAFTEARLAEEAIRALLAKVRLAHDPTLDGAYPEQWPAVVELETTAATDTVRVDIPRGDPAHPTSEVDLLTKFNTLTAALPPEDRRRLAETCLAMEKIENVAAALEGLKFSAPRL